One genomic segment of Rhodopirellula islandica includes these proteins:
- a CDS encoding phosphatidylserine decarboxylase family protein produces MASFLTSNASIPLDDPNPLTTDALASEVPAMDPSLKSIQPGGGVVMSVELAWGRVRRAWLRAVRPKYVAKMRDRRQGHRGELPFDPVDSRDMKYYRNQDSYWWADADDPFLWRESLPFVRVGLAEMIVLTSASLVLAVLFGWFWWPLSVPFLAVACLVAWYFRNPRRKVPDTFGTVVSPADGKLVEIAEVDDPIIGAAIRFRIFLSIFNVHANRIAMPGKVVRVRYRPGKFLNLWRSESSKENENMDVELECPEIGGRIVRIRQVTGQFARRIVCWARVGDVLQRGEIFGMIKLGSRTELVIPRDEALEIVAQVGEKVSAGSTVFARYQQG; encoded by the coding sequence ATGGCCAGCTTTTTGACCTCCAACGCTTCCATCCCGCTCGACGACCCGAATCCGCTGACCACGGATGCGCTCGCATCGGAAGTACCTGCCATGGATCCATCGTTGAAATCGATCCAGCCCGGTGGCGGCGTGGTGATGTCGGTCGAGTTGGCATGGGGGAGAGTCCGGCGAGCATGGCTGAGAGCGGTCCGTCCCAAGTACGTGGCCAAAATGCGAGATCGTCGCCAGGGGCATCGCGGCGAGTTGCCGTTCGATCCGGTGGATTCGCGAGACATGAAATACTATCGCAACCAAGACAGTTATTGGTGGGCAGATGCCGATGACCCGTTTCTCTGGCGGGAGTCGCTCCCGTTTGTACGGGTTGGGTTAGCCGAGATGATCGTGCTGACCTCCGCTTCGCTTGTCCTGGCCGTTCTTTTCGGGTGGTTCTGGTGGCCCCTGTCCGTGCCGTTCCTGGCCGTCGCTTGCCTGGTGGCGTGGTACTTTCGGAATCCGCGCCGCAAAGTTCCGGACACGTTTGGCACGGTGGTGTCCCCCGCGGACGGCAAACTGGTTGAGATTGCCGAAGTCGATGACCCAATCATAGGGGCGGCGATCCGTTTTCGAATCTTCTTGTCGATTTTCAATGTGCATGCCAATCGAATTGCGATGCCGGGCAAAGTCGTGCGGGTTCGATACCGCCCGGGGAAATTTTTGAATTTGTGGCGTTCCGAATCGTCCAAAGAAAACGAAAACATGGACGTGGAGTTGGAATGTCCTGAAATTGGCGGCCGAATTGTCCGGATTCGGCAGGTCACTGGTCAATTCGCGCGAAGAATTGTCTGCTGGGCTCGCGTGGGCGATGTTTTGCAACGCGGAGAAATATTCGGAATGATTAAACTGGGTTCGCGAACCGAGTTGGTGATCCCTCGCGACGAAGCCCTCGAGATCGTGGCTCAAGTCGGTGAAAAGGTGAGTGCCGGCTCGACTGTGTTCGCCCGTTATCAACAAGGTTGA
- the pssA gene encoding CDP-diacylglycerol--serine O-phosphatidyltransferase, whose protein sequence is MIEMSELKPRPPFLDDDSVDDESDLIQEDEFVDRSKFGRRRKRRSGKRRRLTLAVLPTLLTLGNGVCGLAAIAIAVSTGTLDWTPESKLFAAGLLIFGGMLFDALDGSAARLTGQASRFGAELDSLCDAVTFGVAPAVIVWRISDVLLQRLTWGIGVLFALCVLIRLARFNVETPEDDDHEGFEGLPSPAAAGTIAAFAIAIPDLADFAVGESYPEWIHSLAGIALDASHYVIPTLALVLAFLMVSRYEYPHVFAQLVRGRRAPHQIGQALFAVVGILLLHWVALPVVFCYFAFTSPIRSLLQRKQSPPGSSSTSSPSPSSAEGG, encoded by the coding sequence TTGATCGAAATGAGCGAACTGAAACCACGACCTCCCTTCCTGGACGACGACAGCGTCGACGACGAATCCGACCTCATCCAAGAAGATGAGTTTGTGGATCGTTCGAAATTTGGACGTCGCCGCAAACGTCGCTCCGGCAAACGTCGGCGGTTGACCCTGGCGGTGTTGCCCACGTTGTTGACGCTGGGCAATGGCGTTTGTGGATTGGCGGCGATTGCGATCGCGGTCAGCACGGGAACGTTGGATTGGACCCCCGAGTCCAAACTCTTTGCGGCCGGTTTGCTGATCTTTGGCGGCATGTTGTTTGACGCCTTGGACGGGTCAGCGGCGAGATTGACCGGTCAGGCCAGCCGGTTTGGCGCGGAGTTGGATTCTCTGTGCGATGCGGTGACGTTTGGTGTCGCACCAGCGGTCATCGTCTGGCGGATCAGTGACGTGTTGCTGCAACGTTTGACTTGGGGCATTGGCGTTCTGTTCGCACTTTGTGTGTTGATTCGGTTGGCTCGCTTCAACGTGGAAACCCCAGAAGACGACGACCACGAGGGATTCGAAGGATTGCCTTCCCCCGCCGCGGCCGGAACGATCGCCGCCTTTGCGATCGCGATCCCAGACCTGGCTGATTTCGCAGTGGGGGAAAGCTATCCCGAATGGATCCATTCGTTAGCGGGCATCGCGTTGGATGCGTCGCACTACGTGATTCCAACCTTGGCGTTGGTGCTGGCGTTCCTGATGGTGTCTCGTTACGAGTATCCCCACGTGTTCGCGCAATTGGTTCGGGGACGACGAGCGCCGCATCAAATTGGACAAGCTCTCTTTGCGGTCGTTGGAATTTTGTTGTTGCACTGGGTCGCGCTTCCGGTGGTGTTCTGCTACTTCGCCTTCACGTCGCCGATTCGGTCTTTGTTGCAACGCAAGCAGTCGCCTCCGGGTTCTTCGTCAACGAGCTCTCCTTCTCCGTCGTCGGCTGAAGGCGGATGA